A single genomic interval of Lathyrus oleraceus cultivar Zhongwan6 chromosome 7, CAAS_Psat_ZW6_1.0, whole genome shotgun sequence harbors:
- the LOC127106093 gene encoding RING-H2 finger protein ATL78 — translation MYASISFTSQLVHELLVDSHTRRLLFQNQADHKSLTNSSVLTNNNNSTDSYFGVREFDSDVVMILAVLLCAFISSLALNSIIRCALRFSNIAINNNQASQQLANKGIKKKALKTFPTVNYSTELKLPNLDTECMICLSEFAKGEKVRILPKCNHGFHVRCIDKWLKEHSSCPKCRQCLHQTYRKVGESQVQPIVLPVPEITIRIQPLDHEAVERNYRVERR, via the coding sequence ATGTATGCTTCTATTTCCTTTACTTCACAACTGGTCCATGAGCTTCTTGTTGATTCTCACACAAGAAGGCTACTTTTCCAAAACCAAGCTGATCATAAATCACTAACCAACTCATCTGTTTTAACAAACAACAATAATTCAACAGATTCATATTTTGGAGTTCGTGAATTTGATTCTGATGTTGTGATGATACTTGCAGTGTTATTGTGTGCTTTTATTTCCTCACTTGCATTAAACTCCATCATAAGATGTGCCTTGAGGTTTTCAAATATAGCAATCAACAACAACCAAGCTTCACAACAATTGGCTAATAAAGGAATCAAGAAGAAAGCTCTCAAAACATTCCCCACAGTGAACTATTCAACCGAGTTGAAACTACCTAATTTGGACACAGAGTGTATGATATGTCTCTCAGAGTTCGCAAAAGGTGAAAAGGTACGCATATTGCCTAAATGCAACCATGGCTTTCATGTTCGTTGCATTGACAAATGGCTAAAGGAACACTCATCATGTCCCAAGTGTAGACAATGTCTTCATCAAACATATCGAAAGGTTGGTGAGTCGCAGGTGCAACCAATTGTGCTCCCTGTGCCGGAAATCACTATAAGGATTCAACCACTAGACCATGAAGCAGTTGAACGTAACTATAGGGTGGAAAGAAGATAA